A single genomic interval of Chloracidobacterium validum harbors:
- a CDS encoding peptidase associated/transthyretin-like domain-containing protein produces the protein MNHPRFGLMLRFGLMVGLGLGVDGLGAPEAQAQFSVTASSMTVRGQVLEAQTKRPLTNVQVHVRTEYDNYKTLTDAQGYYTIQVAAGRELRNFELIFSHSDYREKYFHTAFQPVLRDDLTATVEPTRARVKYRKNKLDMPCGDRKALIAKGGDTLACTFGCEGTPSLTVRLPAGNEMTIAAANGFSLKITDDKVELRGAENQAVALQVTAVMFRR, from the coding sequence ATGAACCACCCACGTTTTGGCTTGATGCTCCGCTTTGGCTTGATGGTTGGGTTAGGGTTAGGGGTGGACGGTCTGGGCGCGCCAGAAGCGCAGGCGCAGTTCTCGGTCACGGCCAGTTCGATGACCGTGCGCGGGCAGGTGCTCGAAGCTCAAACCAAACGCCCGCTGACCAACGTGCAAGTCCATGTGCGCACCGAGTATGACAATTACAAAACCCTGACCGACGCCCAGGGCTACTACACCATTCAAGTGGCGGCTGGGCGCGAGCTACGCAATTTTGAACTCATTTTTAGCCACTCCGACTATCGGGAAAAGTATTTCCACACGGCTTTTCAGCCAGTGCTGCGCGACGACCTGACGGCAACCGTCGAGCCGACGCGAGCGCGCGTCAAGTATCGCAAGAACAAGCTGGACATGCCCTGCGGTGACCGCAAGGCGCTCATCGCCAAGGGCGGCGACACGCTCGCCTGCACGTTTGGCTGTGAGGGCACGCCTTCGCTCACCGTTCGACTGCCGGCCGGCAACGAAATGACCATCGCGGCAGCGAATGGATTTTCACTCAAAATCACCGACGACAAGGTTGAGTTGCGGGGCGCGGAAAATCAGGCCGTGGCGTTACAAGTCACCGCCGTCATGTTCCGGCGCTGA